In Schizosaccharomyces osmophilus chromosome 2, complete sequence, the following proteins share a genomic window:
- the ctr1 gene encoding telomerase regulatory factor Ctr1, with amino-acid sequence MDQRNKQAIHTDATSNLTFLSELAEEKARFEEERRQRVNNRIDYGTTNKRAARIKKDEASSSHPRTKRQGEEEAPRKKPNNEQKRRLYLKNNDENEEDLRRSKLGLEHKAQKYNQLLQDNSQITEGEETLVDFTKKWAEESRENEFIEVTDEFGRTRQVSIYEAGQTLLPSKEDYKPENVIRGEYMPEYEVDEQRIEDLHRQDEQQAVHYDASKEIRTKGIGFFQFSLDEKERKQQFESLGEIHEDTLHHQPQKMGLDILNERENKLASRRNTLQKHYERTIGEEWIKQQFHGV; translated from the coding sequence ATGGACCAACGCAACAAGCAAGCAATCCACACAGACGCGACAAGCAACTTGACTTTTCTCAGTGAATTAGCAGAGGAAAAAGCTAGATTCGAAGAGGAGAGGAGGCAAAGGGTTAACAATAGGATAGATTATGGAACGACAAACAAACGGGCTGCtcgaataaaaaaggacgAAGCAAGCTCGAGTCATCCGAGGACCAAAAGGCAAGGTGAGGAAGAAGCTCCCCGAAAGAAGCCAAATAATGAACAGAAACGACGACTTTATTTAAAGAataatgatgaaaatgaagaggatTTGAGGAGAAGTAAATTGGGTTTGGAGCATAAAGCTCAAAAATATAACCAGCTTTTACAAGACAACAGTCAAATTACTGAGGGTGAAGAGACGCTGGTTGATTTTACGAAAAAGTGGGCCGAAGAAAGTCGGGAGAATGAGTTTATTGAGGTTACGGATGAATTTGGGCGAACTAGACAAGTGTCCATTTATGAAGCGGGACAAACGCTTCTCCCTTCGAAAGAGGATTACAAGCCGGAAAATGTCATTCGTGGTGAATATATGCCAGAGTACGAGGTTGATGAGCAGCGCATTGAGGATTTGCACCGCCAAGACGAGCAACAAGCTGTACATTACGACGCCTCCAAAGAAATTCGTACAAAAGGCATAGggtttttccaattttcgCTAgatgagaaagaaagaaaacaacaatttGAATCCTTAGGTGAGATACATGAGGATACACTTCACCATCAACCGCAGAAAATGGGGTTAGATATACTGAATGAAcgagaaaacaaattagCATCCCGAAGAAATACCCTTCAAAAGCACTACGAAAGAACAATTGGAGAAGAATGGATTAAGCAGCAATTCCATGGTGTTTAG
- the arb1 gene encoding argonaute inhibitor protein 1: MNELVEQEEHIKPLNPIPESSNANGSSKKSGNDKTQANKPTGWEEDFQEPEISVEEKAEIQKLYNLRMEQFVQKYRRKRKWNDATRVRLFTMYLAVGGISTGQKQFTGGLDLNESDDAQATANQTAIDYIQHDVLNDYEVDFVWVVAVFLSSHLLYRAGVTEEHDLKMASQLVQNFLNSVLHHKVVAEHEGNVQAALDLAIQAEKELIDDKRLSVSLPGLLQRALSHFFVDNYKGLWDNIDAYDHFTPPLTTEEGRYEKNFTRNQSYPLFELKEFQPDAHTRFSTEQARSYIQRVLGSNALKAETLDQEYLMVELVSKEFIHDYQNNPLCKARFLVWDPPGTSYPQQTEKTEVNILIEPELMELMVLKTHLEASFTFLTNGITIMDTVLAVLPTFYEELEE; the protein is encoded by the exons ATGAATGAATTAGTGGAACAAGAGGAACATATAAAACCTCTTAATCCTATTCCGGAAAGCAGCAATGCAAACGGgtcatcaaaaaaatcaggAAATGACAAGACGCAAGCAAAT AAACCGACTGGTTGGGAGGAGGATTTTCAGGAGCCAGAAATTAGTGTAGAGGAGAAAGCTGAAATCCAAAAGCTTTATAATCT ACGAATGGAACAGTTCGTCCAAAAGTATAGAAGAAAACGCAAATGGAATGACGCAACTCGAGTGCGACTTTTCACAATGTATCTTGCTGTGGGAGGTATCTCGACTGgccaaaagcaattcacTGGAGGTCTTGATTTGAATGAAAGCGATGATGCTCAAGCTACTGCAAATCAAACAGCCATAGACTACATTCAACACGATGTATTGAATGACTATGAAGTGGATTTTGTTTGGGTAGTAGCAGTTTTTCT ATCTTCCCATCTTCTTTACAGAGCTGGTGTTACAGAAGAACATGATCTAAAGATGGCTTCTCAATTAGTACAAAACTTTCTAAACAGTGTTCTTCACCACAAGGTAGTAGCTGAACATGAAGGCAATGTTCAAGCAGCGTTAGATTTGGCAATTCAGGCTGAAAAGGAGCTAATCGATGATAAGAGGCTTTCCGTTTCTCTTCCAGGACTTCTACAAAGGGCTTTgtctcatttttttgttgataaTTATAAAGGATTATGGGACAATATTGACGCTTATGATCATTTTACTCCACCATTAACCacagaagaaggaagataTGAGAAAAATTTCACCAGAAACCAAAGTTATCCTCTATTTGAGTTAAAGGAGTTTCAACCTGACGCCCATACTCGCTTTTCTACGGAGCAAGCAAGGTCATACATACAAAGAGTTTTAGGATCCAATGCACTCAAAGCGGAAACTCTGGATCAAGAATACTTAATGGTAGAATTGGTTTCCAAGGAATTCATCCATGATTACCAAAACAATCCCTTATGCAAAGCCAGGTTCTTAGTTTGGGATCCTCCCGGAACAAGTTATCCCCAACAAACCGAGAAGACAGAAGTAAACATTCTCATTGAACCAGAGCTAATGGAACTAATGGTTCTGAAAACACACCTGGAAGCATCGTTTACCTTCCTAACTAACGGCATAACGATCATGGATACGGTTTTAGCGGTTTTACCTACATTTTatgaagaacttgaagaatAA
- the ppk1 gene encoding serine/threonine protein kinase Ppk1, translated as MHSSSVGRSIPISQGYPSFNSHLKNCSVVESTIRALPDSSLSSLSRSTFQHPPSLPNDASVDSDLHQRIHHDSFPQIHSYSHKTFIHSFQTPEPSKRHFSSNSFTSLQPQTASSPENDISFQKWETKDESLYDLLRLTSPPDHLASHTLPVHSTCSFPFFKDNPRGSSFPTQNNLPKVPNKAYGDRRIGKPLVNPLFNLDSPVSDFRVSSKNIHSPQKPSSQDKVLQPSSVANRIFCQDEFAKPISRNHSFETQNNAQENSGIIRSSSTKADDSFHFNTSAELDSFAGLNLSNKSLLSAQIHQSKYLKSSSQVIAAQEIVEQTSEVVEEKAAEPYKSLEKKERPPLFTNNSFAVGDLHGSPKETVTNISSLHSPTRSRIPGAKAYVKNTINIQVIKKKNEQYIAHFPEHKERLDFLWQHKASPAFANCALASNDRFSLSELHMDSSEILARTLKKSSKNNCFGPFILGRTIGRGEFGKVKLGWPLPGSSPSKKHPTPQVVIKIIRVIKGGRLLRKVIREATILREVDDHPNIVKYIDLIKTKHHMGIVLDYVSGGELFDYILASRRLEDETACKLFAQLISGVGYLHSKGVVHRDLKLENILLDSKKNIIIADFGFATTFGRFGSQKNQVSIAKPDLFRTSCGSPCYAAPELVNCKSGSYAGTQADIWSCGVILYAMLAGYLPFDDDPHNPNGENVVRLYRYICSTSLIFPEYINEKPRELLRKILVPDPTRRLQMSGIMRHPYLRAHRQLFELYNDFGTLKYPVGGFLSQKSEISVSSSSTVSTFSSVDIPSRDSNVQKKTAIHGSLELKQPTKTSALVNDGAHASVMLYPKDNSKNRLVSLLRKPNQFPKRFDDETLFKANSKIRGHQRHLSTATVDYNHRKTPLPPIEMKVTSLVTTSCETRRRSEATNSLKNLLCKPKKNYLGKDFSFLKNYLSLKRRGKDSGLILETITPLVSTSDASTLKNLHRFEKGHKRHYTFA; from the coding sequence ATGCACTCTTCATCGGTTGGTCGTTCAATCCCTATTTCTCAAGGGTACCCTTCGTTTAATTCccatttgaaaaattgcAGTGTGGTGGAAAGCACCATTCGCGCTCTTCCGGACTCTTCACTTTCCAGTTTATCGAGATCAACCTTTCAGCATCCTCCTTCCCTACCTAATGATGCATCAGTGGATTCTGATTTACACCAAAGGATTCATCATGACTCCTTTCCGCAAATTCATTCATACAGCCATAAAACTTTTatacattcttttcaaactcCGGAGCCATCAAAAAGGcacttttcttcaaactcCTTTACTTCCTTGCAACCACAGACCGCCTCTTCTCCTGAAAATGATAtctctttccaaaaatggGAAACAAAAGACGAATCCCTATATGATTTATTAAGACTTACATCTCCACCGGACCACTTGGCCTCCCATACTCTACCTGTGCATTCAACTTGttcgtttccttttttcaaagacaaTCCCCGAGGATCGTCTTTTCCAACTCAGAATAATTTGCCAAAAGTGCCTAATAAAGCTTATGGTGACCGAAGAATAGGAAAACCCCTCGTTAATCCTCTGTTTAATTTAGATTCGCCTGTTTCTGATTTTAGGGTGAGCTCCAAAAACATTCATTCACCTCAGAAGCCTTCCTCTCAGGATAAAGTTTTACAACCGTCTTCTGTCGCTAATAGAATTTTCTGTCAGGATGAATTTGCCAAACCTATTTCTAGaaaccattcttttgaaacgCAAAACAATGCACAAGAAAATAGTGGTATTATacgttcttcttcaacaaaagctGATGATTCGTTTCATTTTAATACTTCAGCTGAATTGGACAGTTTTGCTGGTCTGAATCTGTCGAATAAGTCATTACTTTCCGCACAGATACATCAATCCAAATATTTGAAATCTTCTAGTCAAGTGATTGCGGCACAAGAAATTGTTGAACAAACTTCTGAAGtagtagaagaaaaagccGCTGAACCATACAAAAGCttggagaagaaagagCGCCCTCCATTATTTACCAATAACTCATTCGCTGTCGGTGACTTGCATGGCAGCCCGAAAGAGACAGTGACCAATATTTCTTCACTGCATTCGCCCACTCGTTCTCGAATTCCTGGAGCAAAAGCCTATGTGAAAAATACCATCAATATTCAGgtcataaaaaagaaaaacgaacaATACATCGCTCACTTTCCTGAACATAAGGAACGTCTAGATTTTTTATGGCAGCATAAAGCTAGTCCTGCTTTTGCTAATTGTGCATTAGCGAGTAATGATCggttttctctttcagaATTGCACATGGATAGTTCTGAGATTTTAGCTCGGACACTAAAAAAGtcatcaaaaaacaattgttttGGTCCTTTCATTCTGGGGAGGACTATTGGGAGAGGTGAATTCGGAAAAGTTAAATTAGGATGGCCTTTACCAGGATCCTCTCCATCTAAAAAGCATCCAACACCTCAAGTAGTTATCAAAATAATTCGTGTAATCAAAGGAGGGCGTTTGTTACGAAAGGTTATTCGCGAAGCGACGATTTTAAGAGAAGTTGATGATCATCCCAACATTGTGAAGTATATAGATCTTATTAAAACAAAGCACCATATGGGCATCGTCTTGGATTATGTAAGTGGAGGCGAATTGTTTGATTATATATTAGCTTCACGACGTCTTGAGGATGAAACGGCTTGTAAGCTATTTGCACAACTCATTAGTGGTGTTGGATACTTGCACTCAAAAGGAGTTGTTCATCGAGATTTGAAGTTAGAGAATATTTTGCTTGattcgaaaaaaaatattataatTGCCGATTTTGGATTTGCAACAACGTTTGGTCGTTTTGgttctcaaaaaaatcaagtCAGTATTGCTAAACCGGATTTATTTAGAACCTCTTGTGGATCGCCTTGCTATGCAGCACCCGAATTGGTTAACTGCAAAAGTGGATCATATGCAGGTACCCAAGCAGATATATGGAGTTGCGGTGTTATATTATACGCTATGCTTGCTGGTTATCTACCTTTTGACGATGATCCTCATAATCCGAATGGGGAAAATGTTGTACGGCTCTATCGGTATATATGTAGTACCTCCCTTATATTTCCTGAGTATATCAACGAAAAACCCCGAGAACTACTCCGTAAGATTTTGGTGCCTGATCCTACACGAAGACTTCAAATGTCAGGAATCATGAGACATCCTTACTTGCGAGCTCATAGGCAACTATTTGAGCTTTACAATGACTTTGGTACTTTAAAGTACCCTGTTGGTGGTTTTCTTTCGCAAAAATCAGAAATTAGTGTGTCTTCAAGCTCAACCGTTAGCACTTTCTCTTCAGTAGATATCCCATCACGTGATTCTAATGTACAGAAAAAAACCGCTATACATGGCAGCCTTGAGTTGAAGCAACCAACAAAGACTTCGGCATTAGTTAATGATGGTGCTCACGCTTCGGTAATGTTATATCCAAAAGACAACAGCAAAAACCGATTGGTTTCTCTGCTTCGCAAACCCAATCAATTTCCAAAGAGGTTTGATGACGAGACTTTATTCAAGgccaattcaaaaattagaGGACATCAAAGACACTTAAGTACGGCCACAGTCGACTACAACCATCGGAAAACACCTTTACCGCCCattgaaatgaaagttACATCTTTGGTAACGACAAGTTGTGAAACAAGGCGCAGAAGTGAGGCTACCAATTCGTTAAAAAACTTGTTATGTAAGCCCAAGAAAAACTATTTAGGAAAggatttttcctttctcaaaaattaTCTTTCGCTTAAAAGAAGAGGCAAAGATTCTGGTTTAATTTTGGAGACAATAACCCCACTCGTAAGTACATCTGACGCTTCAACTTTGAAGAACCTTCATCGGTTTGAGAAGGGACATAAAAGACATTATACTTTTGCATAA